TTGCTCGGCCGTTAATTCGGTCAGCCGATTATGGCCGGTACGTAAAACGGTTAGCTCATAATGCTGAAGCCGTTTAGAGAGTGGAAGAATGTACGAACCAGGCACAATCCGGTCGAAAGCACCTGTAAAAAAGTGTATGCGAATCGCATTATTATTCAGTATTGCGGCAATATGAGCCAGATCGGGCGAAATCAGTCGAAACTGTGTCCAGCTTTGGTAAACACGTTCGCGCTGTTCGGGTGTACCGAGCGACAGTTCAGCAAAGCGCATAGCGGTCCGGTTGAGCAGTCTTAGCCGAGTCAGTAGATGGCCCAATCGGTTTAAAGCGGTCAGATGCTGCAAAAAATACCGAAATAGCCATCGCCCTGGTCCTGAAGCCGTTGCCAGTTGATACCATACACTGCGGGTAATACCATCGGGAGCAATTAAGATCAACTGATCAAGTTGGTCGGCAAAGGCTTCGACCGTAGCCAGCGCAAAACGTCCCCCTAAACTGAAACCCATCAACGCGA
This window of the Spirosoma aerolatum genome carries:
- a CDS encoding alpha/beta fold hydrolase codes for the protein MSEARVQKIEVAGNRLAYQTIGNGPAVLLAFHGFGQSSQVFKGLEVTLGNQYTIFAVDLFFHGESQYRNNQLLTKTVWQQLIGTFLQEKNIDRFALMGFSLGGRFALATVEAFADQLDQLILIAPDGITRSVWYQLATASGPGRWLFRYFLQHLTALNRLGHLLTRLRLLNRTAMRFAELSLGTPEQRERVYQSWTQFRLISPDLAHIAAILNNNAIRIHFFTGAFDRIVPGSYILPLSKRLQHYELTVLRTGHNRLTELTAEQLRQ